The stretch of DNA GTTATTATGAGAGTGAAGGATTTAATGGACACTAAATTTTTAAAAATATATCCAGATTACACTGCTAAAAAAACCATAGAGCTCATGTATAAAAAAAAGAGATATAGCACCGCAGTTCTTGATGAAGAGGATAAATTAGTTGGATGGGTTATGTCGATAGATTTGGCTTTAATTGATGATAAATCTAAAAAGATAAAGGAAATAATGCATCCCCTTAATGAAATAATTATATTGCATGAAAATGACCCTGCAAGAGATGCCGTTATAAAAATTGTAGAGCATAAGGTAACGAGCATACCAGTTTTAAATAATGAAGGAAAAGTTGTGGGAATGGTTAGAAACTGCGATATAACAAAAACACTTGCTAAGTTATACGACATTCCTGTTTATAATTTATTCAAAATTTTTGAAAGGGAGTTAAAAGGTATAACATGGGATGAGCTCATGGAGGCAGCGGCGGTTGTAACAAAACATACAACCGGTGAAGATATATCCGCCAAGGAATACGAAAAAAGGATAGAAAACACAACATTTGGTCAGGCATTATGGGCTTGTGGAGGTTTGGAGAAATTCTTTGCAGGATTAATAAAAATTGGAGAAATTGCCATTGCCAGAAGAGTAGCTAAGGTAAGATAAAAATATAAAATATAATAAAATAAAAATAAATTAAAATAATAAATCATATTACTTAAATATTAATATATTAAATTATTGTAATTCTTTATTACACCATCTTTTAACTATTTCTTTAATAATATCGTAGGAACTATGGAACGGACATTTTGTATAATTTTTGACCTTTATAACTTCTGTTTTTAAATTATGTTTTTTCAACTCATCCTTTAACTCCTGAATTTTAAATGTGGTCTGGTCAGGACCTAATACAATATAATCAGGTTTTATTTTTAATATTGGTTCCAATTTATCGGTTAAACTTCCGAGTATTGCTTTATCAACTGGTTTAATTGCTTCAACCATCATTCTCCTTTGTTCTTCTGGAATTACTGGTTTTCTACCTTTTATTTTTTTTACAGTTTCATCCCGTGCTATGATAACAATTAATTCATCCCCTAAACTTTTCGCATAACTTAGAGTATGATAATGTCCAGGATGCAATAAATCAAAAGTTCCAGCCGTCACTACTATTTTTTTCTTCATCATACATCATCTTTTTAATTTATTAAGTATTAAAAATAATTAATCATTAAGCGGATATAAGGCACATATAATAATTATATTACATTAAATATATAATATTAAAATTAATAGATTAACCTAAAAAATATTTTTTAATGTTTTTATTTATATATTATATATTATAAGAATAGAATAGGAGGATTTAAATTTTAATAATAAATAAGTGATTTTATGAAATGTGAAGTGGTAATTACATCCAAAAATAATAAAGATAATAGTAACAACCGAGCTCCTATTGGAATATTTATAAAAGGAAATAAGGAAATTGTAATGCACCTATACGAAGGTTCTCACACCTATAACAATTTAAAAGATGAGGATTATTTTATAATAAATATATGCTCCCCCTATTTAATAGCCAAATCAGTCCTTGACGATAACGGAAATTACGGATATTTAGAGTATAACAACTGTTCAATACCGTATTTAAAGGAATCCTATAAAATATATCTGGCAAAAATAACCAATAGAAAAATCATAGAATCAAAAAATGAGTATGGGAGCTCTAAGATTATGATTGTTAGGAGCTCTGTTGTATTGGATAAGGATATAAATATTCTACCTATTAAGCCATATAACAGAGCAGAAGGTCTTATTGTGGAAATGGCAATACTATATTCACGATTAAATATTGTAAATGATGAGAAAAGAAAAAATATAAAAGATGAGATGGAACATTATTTTAAGACCATTAAAAAGGTAGGAACTAAAAGATATATTGAGTTAGGAAAGAAATTTTTAGAATAATGTTAGTATATAGTTATTATATACATATTATTCTTCTTTATTTAATCCGCAAACTCTACAAAAATTTTTCAATATTTCAGAGCCATATTCTGTATGGGATACCTCAGGATGAAACTGCACACCATATATTGGTTTTTCCTTATGTTTTATAGATTCTATATCACATATATCGGAATATGCAAGAATTTCGAAACATTCTGGGACTTTTTTAACCTCATCTTTATGAGAAGCCCATGCTGTGAATTCCTTTGGTATGTTTTTAAATAAATCGTTCTCATTTTTAACATATATTTTTGTGTGAGCGTATTCTTCTGATTCTGCCCTTCCAACTTCCCCACCATAAGCCCGAGCTATTAACTGATGACCTAAACATATACCCAATATAGGTAGTTTTGAATTTAAAGCAATATCTATACAGTTAGAAGCTTTTTCAATGTCTGGACCTCCACTTAATATTATGCCTTTTATTTTCTCATTCTCTTCAATTTCACTTAATGGTGTGTCATTTGGAATTATTTTTGAATCTACATCTAAATATCTTAAACTTCTATGTATTCTATGGACATATTGACCGCCATTGTTTAATATTACAATCACAAAATCACCATTTTATTACACTTATAATAACATTTTATTTTATTTATTTTTTATCTTTTGGTTGTGATTTTTGCTCCATTTTCAGTAATTAAAACGGTATGTTCGGTTTGACTTACCATGCCGTGGTTTTTCTCAATTAATGTTGAATAGCCATAGAGACAACCTGAGCTCATTAAAGTTCTCAGGGCAATTTTATATTTTGAATCCTCAGTTGCAAGCCATCGCCCTGCAAATGGGAGGTAGGGGTATTTTTTCTCGATAATCTTTAATATCTTCCTTGCAGATGGCAATCTAACAGGTCTTGATTTTATATATTTAAATATATATTTCTCATTTCCATCCATAACCTCTCCATATCCATCTGTGGCAAAAGGTTCTATCGCTACAATATCCCCTACATCGATATAATCCTTTGATTTTTCTTTTACATTAGGAATGCTTATGCCTGAATGAAGGACATATTGTTCCATAACATGTCCAGATAAATTTGACACTGGTTTATATCCATAACTTTCGATTACTTCCTGTATAATTGCCCCCATATCTCCAATATTCATCGGTGGCACAATTTCTTTAATTACGGTATATAGTGCATCTTCCGATGCTTTTTTTAAATCGTTGTATGAACAGGATAAATCAATGGTTCTTGCTCCATCTGCTATATATCCATCAACATGAACTCCTATATCCAATTTTACAACATCATTTTCAGAGAATGTCTTTTCATCCTTATAAACGGGTGTGTAGTGAGCTGCAATATCATTTATAGAAATATTGCAAGGAAATGCAACTTCTCCTCCGAGCTCACGGGTTCTGTTTTCAACATATTCTGCCACATCGTAAAGTTTAGCACCCGGTTTTATAAGTTTTTCTGCTTCTTCTATTACCTCGGCATGAATTTCTCCAGCTTTCATTAGTTTTTTAACCATTTCACTTTCTTCATTTAGACTATCTTCATCCGCATTATTATTGATATTTTTATCCATTGTAATCCCTTCTATTTTTTATTAGTTTTTTATTAATTATGAATATTTTTATATTTTTTTATTTCTTTATTTTTTATATATTTCTTTTAATTGTTAATTATTTTTATTTTTTTATTATTTAATTTTTAAAGTTATTTTATTATTAATTAATTACTATATCATGTTCTTTTGATTACAATAGTAAGAATATCCTCATCCTCCAATACATGATTAAGTCCTACCCTTTGACCAGGATGTTTTGCAGATTTTCCCCATACCAAAGCGTATCTAAAATTCTTTACAAAATCCCTGTGAAGCTTATTACATACATCTTCAACGGTAGAATTTCTTAAAATGATTAATGGTTCGTCAAGGTCTGGTTTTTTCCCCTGCGGTTTTAAATAAACTTTCATAAATCCAAGACTGTTGAAAATTTTCTCTTTCAATTCTTCAATATTTATATTTTTATAACCTGATACAAGTATATGAGCTCTGTCTTTTAAAACCTCCTCAATCTTTTGAATATGTTCTTTCTCAGCTAAGTCTATTTTATTCACAACTACAAGGGATGGTATATATACCCTATTTGCACTAATCACATCGATAAATTGGTCTGTTGTAATATCTTCCCTTATTACAATATCTGCGTTATGTATTCTATGCTCGTGTAGAATTGCGATAATGGTTTCTTCATCTATTTTTGTTAAAGGAAGGGTGGTATTTATGTGTATTCCCCCTCTATCCTTTTTTACAATCTTAACATCTGGTGGTCTTTGGTCTAATCTTATACCCACATTGTAGAGCTCCCTCTCGATAACTGGGATGTGTTCAGGTGAAAACACATCTACAACAAGCATCACCAAATCCACATTTCTAATGGCTGCCAATACCTCACTACCTCTACCTTTTCCAAATGCTGCACCGCTAATAATTCCCGGAGCATCCAATACCTGTATCTTTGCCCCTCTATATTCTAAGATTCCAGGTATTATCGTTAATGTTGTAAAAGCATAAGCTCCAACTTCTGAATTGGCATTTGTAAGTTTATTTAATAATGTGGATTTACCTACTGATGGAAACCCTACAAAAGCTACTGTGGCGTCCCCTGTTTTTTTAACTGCATAAGAATATCCTGTTCCCGTGCTTTTTGGTTTGTTTTGTAAGTCCCTTAATTTTGCAATTTTAGCTTTTAATATACCTATATGTTTTTGAGTGGCCTTATTATACTGCGTATTTTTTATTTCATCTTCTAATCTCTTAATTTCTTCCTGAATCCCCATAATTTCACCAGATTAAAATAAGTTTTAATTTTATAAATTTTAAATTTCAAAATTTTAAATTATTTTAATTATTGCATATTATTACTTTTAAATTATATTTTAGATTACTTTTAGGTCATTTTTAAATTATTTTTAAATTTCATTATGATTATGTTGAAAATATAAAATCTCTGTGATAATCAATATCAATTAAGAAGAAGGTCAAAAATGTTTAAATTTAAATAAAAAAGAAAAATAATATTATTCATTAATCATCTCATCCATTGAAGATATTATATCTTTAACTTTTGGATTTACAATATAATAATGATTCCATGTTCCCTCTTTTCTAGCTCTTATTATACCAGATTTTTTTAAAATATTCAAATGGTGGGATATAGTTGGTTGAGGCTTTTTTAATTTATCTATTATATTGCATACACACATACTATCGTTTTCACTTAACAACCTCAATATCATTAATCTCGTTGGGTCAGCAAATGCTTTGAAAATTTCTGCCATGTTTTCATATTTGCTTTCATCTACAACCATTTTATCACCAAAACTTTTATGATTTTATAAATTTTTTTAATTTTTTACATATAAAATTTTATTCTGTATTATTTAACAGCTTTATTAATATCTTTATAGTATTTATATATTTTTCAATATTTATATTTAATTATGTTTATCAATTATATTTAATTATTGGTTTATATTAGTTTATATAACATATGTAATGAATTATTGTGGATAAATTATTATGGATAAATAGTATATAACGAATTTTAAAAATATATAAAAAAATAATATATGAAGGCTTTAGATATCCTTAATATTTATAGATATAGTTTTTGGGTTATCTGCACCTTTTAACGAGCCCACTATACCTTTTAGTGTATTTTTAATTATGTCTGAAACAAATGGATTCATTGGTATAGTTTTTCCATTAACAACCATTTCTACCCCTGAGGATGCTACACACTGGTTCCATTTCAATTCTCCACTTACAACTTTTTCTACAAATATTTTACAGTTATATCCGCAATGACCACAGTTTAGATTGTAGGTTGGAACTATACTTTTTTCAAGCACTTTTTCCATAACTTCATCAATGTTATAATTGTAATCTTTGATTACCATAACAGTTTGAGAATCCCAGAGCTCCGAACCTTCATCTTCCTTAACCATCAGTATCTTTGGAATATTTAATTCCTTTAACTGCTCTTTAAATCCTTCCACTATAACAAAGTCGTTATTATTTAATTTAGGCAGTATATCACATAAGTCCATTTTGTCATAAAAAAACGCAGTTTTATTGTTATCTGCTATAACAGATACATTTGAACATTGTTTGAATTTGTAGGAATCTGTTCCTTCCCTATCCACTTTTACATCATGGGTGCTATGCTTTATAGTAGCGACATTGATGTTCATTTCTTTTAATCTTTTTAAAATATCGCATATAAGGGTAGTTTTCCCAGATTTTTTTGGACCAATTACTCCAATAACTCTCATAATATCACATCATAGTATTGCAATATTTCATTTAATAATATTAATATATAAAGTTTTTTAATAATTTAATAAATTATCGGATTTAACATGTGTGCTATATATATCTATATTATATCGAATTATAATGTCCTGTTATTATAATATATCTAAAATATATCCAAAAAATTAAAATAACTTAAATAACCTTAAATATATAAAAATATAAATATATAAACTAATATAAAAGAATATAAAAAACAAATAAAAAGAAAATAATAATATAAAAAAGTAAATAGTAAAAAAAATAAAAAATATAAAAAATAAATTAAGGTTTAATTATGATATATATCGTGGGAATAGGTCCAGGAAATAAAAAATATCTTACATTAAATGCAATTGAAACTGTGGAGAGCTCCGATATTGTAGCAGGTAGCCGTAGAGCATTGGAGTTATTTGATATAAAAGAGGATAAAAAATATATATTAACAAAAAATTTAGTTGAAGAATTAAAAGATTTGGTTATAAACAATAAAAATAAAACTATTACTCTATTATCCACAGGAGACCCATGTTTTAGTGGATTGTTGAAAACAGTTTTAAAATATGATATTGCAAAAAAAGAAGATATAAAAGTAATTCCAGGTATATCCTCTATCCAAGTCGTAGCTTCAAGATTAAAAATTTCATGGGAGGATTACCATGTATTAACGCTTCATGGAAAGGAGGAAAACAGAAAAATTCTTCTAAATTTAATAAAAAATAATAAAAAAGTAATATTCTTACCTAATAATTTGAAAGAGGATATTGAATATTTGTTAAACAACGGCATAAACCCCAATAAAAAAATAACAGTTTGTGAAAACCTCACATATAAAAACGAAAGAATAATATATGAGGAATTAAATAATATTGCGCATATGAATTTTTCATATCTGTGTGTATGCGTAGTGGAATGATATGTATGGGTGGTTATATGGGACATATGAAGAAAATCAAAAATGGCTTTTTAAATTTAACACATCTAAGTAAATTAAAAACAATATTGGCAATAGGGGTTTTATCCTTTATGTTATGTTCGGTAAATGCCGCAGATGTTGTTAAGATTGTGGATAACAGTCCATATCCTGAGTTTATATACGCCGATAATTCCATAGTGCCAAAGATTATAGCACATAATACTGGAAAAAATATACCTTCATTTTTATTTTACTTTATAGACGGGGTATATTCCAACCTAAATAATCCAAATGAGGTAGCTATAAAAACTCCATTATGGTTCTTTGGAAAATTGTTTATGTCAGGCAATAACCTCAATCCTGAAAATGGGTATATATTTATAAATTCTAAATATGTAGGAAAACCAAATGATAAATGGGTAAATTACCTCACTCCAAGTGATGTGATAATATACTCCAACGAAAGTGCAATATGTGCAAGAGCTCATGATAAATACACCGACATAAATATAATAATGTATAACAATGAATCTATAAAGCAGTTGATAAGTGGATTAAAAAGTATTGATGGTATAAAGGTTATAAGTTCAAATGCTGAAACCAAAGATAATGTATTAATAGGAAAATTAAAATTGGATGCCAACATATATGAACTTATGAATATGGGCAATTTTGATTTATATTATGTTCCAATTGATGTTAAAGTCAATGGTTGGAATAAAAAAGACCAAAATACATACAGTAAAGGAAACGAAATAATTTCAATATATAAATTACCTGTAAATAAAGAAACTATAAAAAATATAATTGATGAACAGTTAAAAAATCAAAATTTGAAAAAAGTAAAAGAGAGTTCCTATAATGGATGGGATGTTGTGGAGTATTCTTACAAAAACATAGGAAGGCAATATGCATGCTATAAAGAATTGGAATATGGGTCAGTATGTGTAATTACAGATAAAATAGAAAATCTTGATGATATAAGTATTTCAGAAAATAAATAAAAAATATTACGACAAACAATAAAATAAAAAAAGTAATCATTCAATAAGTCAAATATTTTGGTGATTCAAATGGATATATCTCAATTTTTACCAGATTTGGGAACAGGATTTATAGGTGGAGCAATTATAGGATGGGGCATAAAAAAGGCCATAAAAATAGTTGTTGCATTGGTGGGGCTTTATTTTTTAAGTCTTCTATATTTGGCAAAACTTGGTGTAATATCTATAAATAAAGAAGCATTTACGGGATTAATGGGTAATGTTGAATCTTCCATTATTTCTTATGGTAGTCAGGCTGCGGGATTGATTCATTCCGCATCTTTGGGAACAGGATTTGTTGCTGGATTTGCATTGGGATTTAAAAAAGGATAATCTTATTTTATTCTTATTTTATTTTTTAAATTTTTAATCATCTTATAAATTATATTTTTAATTATACCAAATATATTCTATTTATATCCTTCATATACTTATTAATTATAATAATATATATGCTCAGTATTATGCAATATCATAATTATATATTAAAAACATGAAGTGAAATCATGATAAAGGTAAGATTAAGAGATTTTGTAGAAACAGAAGTTGGGTTTTTTGCAGTAAATGCCTACGAACATCCGGAAGATAGAGTTTTTGCTTTTTTGAGATATTTAAACTTAGCATCAGTAGGAGAGGATGTAATAGATAGATATAATCTAAATAAAGATGACATAAGGGAGAAAAATGGAAAAAAATATATAAAAATAACAGATACTGCAAAAACTTATGGAATTTTAGAAAATTATTTTCCAGAATATTTATATTACGATGAAACAAAGGACATTACATTACACGCAGTTCCAAATGAGTATATAATCAATGTTTTAAGACCAAATGATAGATTAAAGGAAATATTAAACGAAAATAAAAATAATGATAATAAAAATAGTAATAAGAATAATAATAGCAAATTTGAGGAAAAATGTAAATATTTAGCAGATAAACTTCATGATTATGGATTAAGTTATAACCATATGGGGGTTTCAGGTTCAACTGTGGTAAAATTAAACAATGAGAGCTCCGATATTGACTTTGTAATATATGGAATGAAAAACCACAAAAAAGCGAGAAATATTTTAAAAACGATATTTGAGGAAGAAAAAAATAAAGATAAAGATGAAAAATTAAATATACATCCATTATCCGATGAGTTTTGGAAAAAGGCATACCATAAAAGAATAAAAGATGGTACCCTTTCCTACGATGAATTTGTATGGCATGAGAAGAGGAAATATAATAGGGGCGTAATAAACAACACAATGTTTGATTTATTAGCCACGAGAGATTGGGAAGAAATAACTTCAAAATATGGAGAATTCTATTATAAAAATTTAGGATTTATTAACATTGAATGCGATATAATTAATGACGATTATATCTTTGACAATCCTGCAATTTACAAGATAGATAATGTTAAAATTCTTTCCAATATAGCGGAAAATAAATTGGAAGTTAATCCCAACGATATTAAAGAAATTGCCTCATTTACTCACACATATGCAGGACAGGCTTTTAATGGTGAAAAGGTAGTTGTTAGAGGAAAATTGGAAGGGGTGAGCTCACCTTATGGTGATTATAAAAGAGTTGTCGTAGGCACTTCAAGAGAGGCTTTTAATGAATATATAAAATTAAAATAAAAGTGGCTGATACCTTGGAGCTCCTAAACTTAAACCCCCTGGGAAAATTGGAAAAGGCAGAATTCATAAAACGAGTAATAGGTTTTTGGGTAAAATAATAATAAATTTGAGGAAAAAGTTGTTATATTGCAGATACTGGTCGCCTTGGAGAAATACTAACAGAAAGTTAGATTTATTATCTATCCTTCTTATACACTATTTTTCTTTTCCCTTCCACTTCTGTATCCAAAATAGAATCCTATGATTGTTGACACCACTCCAAAGAAGAAATTAATAATATCTTTATTATCATTTATTAAATTATTTCCCGTTAAAACAAGTAATATAATGATTATAAAAACACTGAAAATAGCACCTGCAAGAGCTCTCCTCATTTCACCTTTATCCAAATCTCCATTATTTGCCCAGCCTAATGATATTAACCAAAATAGAATCATCAATGGTATAAATAAAACCCATATGCAATATAAATTATTATATGTGATTATTAAGATAATAATAGTAATGATAACCACAAAAAACATAAGCGTGGATATTATTGCAAAAATATATTTCATATCGTCATTTTGGTATTTTTTATCCATAATATTCCCTTATATTTTATATAAATCATATAAATATTTCTTTACCATATTTACATATTCTTTTTTATTTGGAACAATCATTAATTCTTTTGAAGGAAGTTTTATGGATGCTCTAAACCTGTATTTTCTTGCCAATTCTGTGATTTTTTTATTGTAATGATATAGGTTATCTAAAAGTTCCTCAGTTATTGTTGTATCATAATCGCAGTATTGCAATGGGCAACCTTCTCTCCAATATCCAAATTTATCCCCTACTTCGTGGATTCTTTCTATATTTAGTCCATAATAATTTTTGAGCTTAATAACATCGTCATAACCGCACCTTATGAGGGGCCTAAAAAACATCTTATTATATCTTTTTGGAACTGGGGTGAGCTCCATCTTATCAAATTTTTCAGTGCCGTATGTTTCCCTCAAATGCTGAAATATGGGTCCTGAAATCTTTTCAAGTGCAGTATCTCCTGTTAGTATGATTTCTGCACCTTCATCTTTGGCTATTTCTATAATTTTATCCTTCATTATGTCTTTGCAGATTCGACAGATGCTTCCCCCTTTTGCACCTTTTGTTCGTTTCTTTAAGTCTCCTGTTATGTCATAAAATATTATAGGAATATCCAATTTATCGGCTATTTTTTTAGCCTGTTCCTTAGCCAAATTCCAACTCCATTTATGAACAAAATGGACGCACAAACAAACATCTAAACCTAAATCCTTTGCAATATGGAGTGCTGTTGAGCTGTCCTTTCCACCACTAAGCATAGAAACTATTTTTTTATCTTTTAAGTTATTTTCTTCAAAATTCTTTATTATATCTTTTTTTAACTGATTTAAATCTTTTAGATTTCTTTTAATCTGTGTCCATTGAGTAAATATTACATTATTTTCCATAATATCCATCAATATTTTTATTTTTTTACAATATTATTCTTTTTATTTTTTATATATCTTTTTTTATTCATTTTTATTTATCTTATCTTTATCGATAATTCTTTCAAAACCGTTATATACTACAAATCTGTTTTTTCTGGCAAAACCTATTAATATAATATCGTTATCCTTTGCGAGCTCTATACCTTTATCCGTTGATGGGGATTTTGATATTATTGCAGGTATTTTAGCGTTAATTACTTTTTTTACCATACCATAAGGCTGTCTTCCGCTTGAAACCAATATTTTGTCATCCAAATTTATATTATTTAATATTCCATAACCTATTACTTTATCAACTGCATTATGTCTTCCAATATCTTCAATAGTAATTATTTCATTCCCATTTAAATCAAACAAACATGCCCAATGAGTCCCTCCTGTTATATTCCAAATCCCCCTGATATTTGACATATATTTCATGATTTTAAAAATGGTTTTTAACGGTATTTTTATATTATTTCCTGATTTTGCATTATTTATTAATTTTATACCTAATTCATCAGTTATTACAGTTATTTTATTATTATCAATATGAATATCCTTAATGGATTCTGGTTTTAAATAGCCCTCTGAAATAACATGACCAACCCCAAGTTCCTTTAAATTATTTGGTGATGCCGTAATATTTCCTATAAATTTATTGTTAATATACAATTTATAATGATTTTCAACACATACATAATCTTCACCATATCTTGAAGTGAGCTCATCCCAATTTATGATTTTTATCTTTTTTATCGTCATATAATTACCCCATAATTTTGACATAAAATGTTCTTTTTCTTGGTCCATCGAATTCACAGAAATAAATACCCTGCCAAGTGCCAAGTAGTGGTTTTCCATGTGATATTATTACAGTTAATGAACTTCCAAAAAGGGAGCTCTTAATATGAGCATCGGAGTTGCCTTCCAAATGCGTAAAATTATAATTTTTCGGTATCTTATCATTTAAAAATTTTAGAATGTCTTTTTTAACAGACGAGTCAGCATTTTCGTTAATTGTTATGCCAGCGGTGGTATGTGGAATATATATTATGGCAATTCCATCATTTAGTTTTGAGTTTTTTATGGAATCTACTATGTAATTTGTAATATCAATCATCTCCTCCCTTGAATTTGTTTTTATTTGGTATTTAAATAGCATGGTATCACCTAAATATCCTATAAAAATAAATAATTAAGGTATATTGTAGCATTAATAAATTAAATAGTTTGAATGTATGAGATGGCATAATATATGTAGTAACTAAATAGAAAATATATGGGATGCATTAAGATAATATAATAAAAATTAATTAATTATTATTGGATTAAAATTATTATAAATTAATTTTTGGTGGTGTTATTATGATGGACGAAATTCCAATATATATTGCAATTTTAAGTTTTATCATCATGCTTATGGGGGAAATTTTAGCCAATTATTCTGTTTCTTTGAAATTTAAATATGAATTTGAAGCAGTTTCATTTGGATTTATATTTGGGGTTGCAACTCTGATACTAATTCCAAAGGCATATTCAAACATGTTTGTATTATTTGCATTGTATGTAATTTTAGGGATGATTACAGTTTATTTAATCGAGAGATATTTAGCTTACTGTCCATTGTCAAAAAAATATTGTGCAGAGTGTGGTAGTTTAGAAGATTTTAAAATTAA from Methanothermococcus okinawensis IH1 encodes:
- a CDS encoding GMP synthase subunit A, with amino-acid sequence MIVILNNGGQYVHRIHRSLRYLDVDSKIIPNDTPLSEIEENEKIKGIILSGGPDIEKASNCIDIALNSKLPILGICLGHQLIARAYGGEVGRAESEEYAHTKIYVKNENDLFKNIPKEFTAWASHKDEVKKVPECFEILAYSDICDIESIKHKEKPIYGVQFHPEVSHTEYGSEILKNFCRVCGLNKEE
- a CDS encoding ArsR/SmtB family transcription factor, with translation MVVDESKYENMAEIFKAFADPTRLMILRLLSENDSMCVCNIIDKLKKPQPTISHHLNILKKSGIIRARKEGTWNHYYIVNPKVKDIISSMDEMINE
- a CDS encoding adenylyltransferase/cytidyltransferase family protein; translated protein: MKKKIVVTAGTFDLLHPGHYHTLSYAKSLGDELIVIIARDETVKKIKGRKPVIPEEQRRMMVEAIKPVDKAILGSLTDKLEPILKIKPDYIVLGPDQTTFKIQELKDELKKHNLKTEVIKVKNYTKCPFHSSYDIIKEIVKRWCNKELQ
- the mobB gene encoding molybdopterin-guanine dinucleotide biosynthesis protein B, coding for MRVIGVIGPKKSGKTTLICDILKRLKEMNINVATIKHSTHDVKVDREGTDSYKFKQCSNVSVIADNNKTAFFYDKMDLCDILPKLNNNDFVIVEGFKEQLKELNIPKILMVKEDEGSELWDSQTVMVIKDYNYNIDEVMEKVLEKSIVPTYNLNCGHCGYNCKIFVEKVVSGELKWNQCVASSGVEMVVNGKTIPMNPFVSDIIKNTLKGIVGSLKGADNPKTISINIKDI
- a CDS encoding OBG GTPase family GTP-binding protein, whose product is MGIQEEIKRLEDEIKNTQYNKATQKHIGILKAKIAKLRDLQNKPKSTGTGYSYAVKKTGDATVAFVGFPSVGKSTLLNKLTNANSEVGAYAFTTLTIIPGILEYRGAKIQVLDAPGIISGAAFGKGRGSEVLAAIRNVDLVMLVVDVFSPEHIPVIERELYNVGIRLDQRPPDVKIVKKDRGGIHINTTLPLTKIDEETIIAILHEHRIHNADIVIREDITTDQFIDVISANRVYIPSLVVVNKIDLAEKEHIQKIEEVLKDRAHILVSGYKNINIEELKEKIFNSLGFMKVYLKPQGKKPDLDEPLIILRNSTVEDVCNKLHRDFVKNFRYALVWGKSAKHPGQRVGLNHVLEDEDILTIVIKRT
- a CDS encoding CBS domain-containing protein, with the translated sequence MRVKDLMDTKFLKIYPDYTAKKTIELMYKKKRYSTAVLDEEDKLVGWVMSIDLALIDDKSKKIKEIMHPLNEIIILHENDPARDAVIKIVEHKVTSIPVLNNEGKVVGMVRNCDITKTLAKLYDIPVYNLFKIFERELKGITWDELMEAAAVVTKHTTGEDISAKEYEKRIENTTFGQALWACGGLEKFFAGLIKIGEIAIARRVAKVR
- a CDS encoding cobalt-precorrin-7 (C(5))-methyltransferase translates to MIYIVGIGPGNKKYLTLNAIETVESSDIVAGSRRALELFDIKEDKKYILTKNLVEELKDLVINNKNKTITLLSTGDPCFSGLLKTVLKYDIAKKEDIKVIPGISSIQVVASRLKISWEDYHVLTLHGKEENRKILLNLIKNNKKVIFLPNNLKEDIEYLLNNGINPNKKITVCENLTYKNERIIYEELNNIAHMNFSYLCVCVVE
- the map gene encoding type II methionyl aminopeptidase, which produces MDKNINNNADEDSLNEESEMVKKLMKAGEIHAEVIEEAEKLIKPGAKLYDVAEYVENRTRELGGEVAFPCNISINDIAAHYTPVYKDEKTFSENDVVKLDIGVHVDGYIADGARTIDLSCSYNDLKKASEDALYTVIKEIVPPMNIGDMGAIIQEVIESYGYKPVSNLSGHVMEQYVLHSGISIPNVKEKSKDYIDVGDIVAIEPFATDGYGEVMDGNEKYIFKYIKSRPVRLPSARKILKIIEKKYPYLPFAGRWLATEDSKYKIALRTLMSSGCLYGYSTLIEKNHGMVSQTEHTVLITENGAKITTKR
- a CDS encoding FUN14 domain-containing protein; the protein is MIQMDISQFLPDLGTGFIGGAIIGWGIKKAIKIVVALVGLYFLSLLYLAKLGVISINKEAFTGLMGNVESSIISYGSQAAGLIHSASLGTGFVAGFALGFKKG
- a CDS encoding DUF447 domain-containing protein, which encodes MKCEVVITSKNNKDNSNNRAPIGIFIKGNKEIVMHLYEGSHTYNNLKDEDYFIINICSPYLIAKSVLDDNGNYGYLEYNNCSIPYLKESYKIYLAKITNRKIIESKNEYGSSKIMIVRSSVVLDKDINILPIKPYNRAEGLIVEMAILYSRLNIVNDEKRKNIKDEMEHYFKTIKKVGTKRYIELGKKFLE